From a region of the Armatimonas rosea genome:
- a CDS encoding HAAS signaling domain-containing protein, with protein sequence MNSPLEIYLDELGKGLKPLPIHERLEQIDEARAHLEGLTESYRELGHEELESQVRAVAQFGDVKTVARELSRAVRKQNLWHAAGVAAIFSAVQNVIWTPFGMLLTFTNLHQYMAEIILGSGIVANLIAGVVLRRLVPGNTLRPLLLLSAVYLLLFLINLLRFWLQLGAVGNAIAPQGIVFAFLTSGALQELRYALRRRRILA encoded by the coding sequence ATGAACAGCCCGCTTGAGATCTACCTAGACGAGCTCGGAAAGGGCCTGAAGCCCCTGCCGATTCACGAGCGCTTGGAGCAAATCGACGAAGCCCGCGCCCACCTGGAAGGCCTCACCGAGTCCTACCGAGAGCTCGGCCATGAGGAGCTAGAGTCCCAGGTGCGTGCGGTCGCGCAGTTTGGCGATGTCAAGACCGTGGCACGGGAGCTTAGTCGTGCTGTGAGAAAACAGAACCTCTGGCACGCTGCCGGGGTGGCGGCGATCTTCTCCGCAGTCCAGAACGTGATCTGGACGCCCTTTGGGATGCTGCTGACCTTTACGAACTTACACCAGTACATGGCCGAGATTATCTTAGGATCGGGCATCGTTGCCAACCTCATTGCGGGTGTGGTCTTACGGCGCTTGGTACCAGGAAACACGCTACGTCCCTTGTTGCTGCTGAGTGCTGTCTACCTCCTTCTCTTTCTCATAAACCTGCTTCGGTTCTGGCTGCAACTAGGAGCTGTGGGGAACGCAATTGCCCCACAGGGGATTGTCTTTGCCTTTCTAACCTCAGGGGCTCTCCAGGAGCTCCGCTATGCACTACGACGACGGAGGATACTTGCATGA
- a CDS encoding PadR family transcriptional regulator, producing MSRELPKNDLPTLILAVLADGPRHGYAIARSIEARSEGMLTAREGTLYPALRQLESDTFIESLWEHPVSGPARKVYRLTETGRAECAQRVAAWQKYAAAFGAIVGGKTNEQPA from the coding sequence ATGAGCCGAGAGCTACCAAAAAACGACCTGCCGACCCTGATCCTCGCGGTGCTGGCGGATGGTCCCCGTCATGGGTACGCCATCGCGCGGTCTATCGAGGCCCGCAGCGAGGGGATGCTGACAGCGCGGGAGGGCACTCTCTACCCCGCGCTACGTCAGCTAGAGAGCGACACGTTTATCGAGAGTCTGTGGGAGCACCCGGTCTCGGGGCCGGCGCGTAAGGTCTACCGCCTCACGGAGACAGGACGTGCGGAGTGTGCACAGCGAGTCGCGGCCTGGCAGAAGTACGCCGCCGCGTTTGGTGCGATTGTAGGAGGGAAAACCAATGAACAGCCCGCTTGA
- a CDS encoding group I intron-associated PD-(D/E)XK endonuclease, with protein MDTKAKGDRSVAMIMAAFIKKGMNVLIPFGDNCRYDLVTERDGIFSKIQCKSGRLKNGVVKFKTCSTYSHRNGGSRDYKGEVDFFGVYCFENEKIYLVPVNDVGIRMGVLRIDETKNCQTKFVRMANIYEM; from the coding sequence ATGGATACAAAGGCTAAAGGTGATCGTTCGGTAGCTATGATAATGGCAGCATTTATTAAGAAAGGTATGAACGTGCTAATACCTTTTGGAGACAACTGTCGTTATGATCTCGTGACAGAAAGAGATGGCATATTTTCAAAAATACAATGTAAAAGTGGAAGGCTCAAAAATGGAGTAGTTAAATTTAAGACATGTAGCACATATTCACACAGAAATGGTGGGAGCCGAGATTATAAAGGAGAAGTAGATTTTTTTGGTGTTTATTGTTTTGAGAATGAGAAAATATATCTTGTTCCTGTTAATGATGTCGGAATTCGTATGGGAGTTCTGCGTATTGATGAAACGAAGAATTGCCAGACTAAGTTCGTTCGTATGGCGAATATATATGAGATGTAA
- a CDS encoding ATP-dependent Clp protease ATP-binding subunit: MLENYTERAKDAIAASQDILRRYKQNQLDTEHILLALLEQDDGLTGQILTRIGADERGIVRRVEEELARLPKTFASERSASDQIFITPRAKRTLDYAESESSRLKDKFVGVEHLLLGVLKTDDSPAARILASSHVDEERIYRALQQIRGNQRADSENPEGKYQMLQKFSRDLTALAREGKLDPVVGRDDEVRRVIQILSRRTKNNPVLIGEPGVGKTAIVEGLAQMIIAGSVPENLRGRQLLSLDLGAMVAGSKFRGEFEERLKGVMDEIKKAAGQVVVFIDELHTVVGAGAAEGAMDASNLLKPALARGELQCVGATTLDEYRKNIEKDAALERRFQPVLVGEPTVEDTIGILKGLRERYEKHHRVKITDKAIEAAAQLSARYVTERFLPDKAIDLIDEAGAAVRMDVSEMPEGLREQEEDLERLVAEGLAAAEARDYARAATLQKEEQALREEYLKARAEWERTTGHDAIVDESDIARIVARMTGVPVSRMFEGEASKLLQLETTLHDRVIGQDRAIAAVSEAIRRSRAGLSDPRRPIGSFLFLGPTGVGKTELAKALAGFLFDDEAALVRIDMSEYMEKHAVARLIGAPPGYVGYEEGGQLTEAVRRRPYRVILLDEIEKAHPEVFNVLLQLLDDGRLTDGQGRVVNFKNTVVLMTSNIGAVQIQEAAAAGRDPEPVALAEVRSYLRPELLNRIDEVIVFHALTRGQIGQIVELLLRRTEKALADRQLRLKVTDSAKALLAEQGYDPLYGARPLRRTIQRLLENPLSSAILRGEFSEGDTITADTDGSGGLNLSRA; encoded by the coding sequence ATGTTGGAGAACTACACAGAGCGGGCAAAAGATGCCATCGCGGCGAGCCAGGATATCCTGCGCCGCTACAAACAAAACCAGCTCGATACCGAGCATATTCTGCTGGCACTTCTGGAGCAAGACGACGGCCTCACGGGGCAGATTCTCACCCGGATCGGGGCCGATGAGCGCGGGATCGTCCGGCGCGTCGAGGAGGAGCTCGCGCGGCTCCCCAAGACCTTTGCCAGCGAGCGCTCGGCGTCGGACCAGATCTTCATCACCCCCCGCGCCAAGCGCACCCTCGACTACGCCGAGAGCGAGTCCAGCCGCCTCAAGGATAAGTTTGTGGGGGTCGAGCACCTCTTGCTGGGCGTGCTCAAGACCGACGACTCCCCCGCCGCGCGGATTCTGGCGTCGTCACATGTCGACGAGGAGCGCATCTACCGCGCTCTCCAGCAGATTCGGGGCAACCAGCGCGCCGACTCGGAGAACCCCGAGGGCAAGTACCAGATGCTCCAGAAGTTCTCGCGCGATCTCACGGCACTGGCACGCGAGGGCAAGCTCGACCCGGTGGTGGGGCGCGACGACGAAGTGCGGCGGGTGATCCAGATTCTCTCGCGGCGCACCAAGAACAACCCCGTGCTGATCGGCGAGCCGGGCGTGGGCAAGACCGCCATTGTCGAGGGGCTCGCCCAGATGATTATCGCGGGCTCGGTCCCGGAGAACCTGCGCGGCCGCCAGCTCCTCTCGCTCGACCTGGGCGCGATGGTGGCGGGGAGCAAGTTCCGCGGCGAGTTCGAGGAGCGCCTCAAGGGGGTCATGGACGAGATCAAGAAGGCCGCAGGGCAAGTGGTGGTCTTTATCGATGAGCTCCATACCGTTGTTGGGGCTGGGGCGGCGGAGGGCGCGATGGACGCCAGCAACCTGCTCAAGCCCGCGCTGGCCCGCGGCGAGCTCCAGTGTGTCGGGGCGACCACGCTGGATGAGTACCGCAAGAATATCGAGAAAGACGCCGCCTTAGAGCGCCGCTTCCAGCCCGTGCTGGTGGGCGAGCCGACGGTCGAGGACACGATCGGGATTCTCAAGGGCCTGCGCGAGCGCTACGAGAAGCACCACCGGGTCAAGATCACCGACAAGGCGATCGAGGCCGCGGCGCAGCTCTCCGCCCGCTATGTCACCGAGCGCTTTCTCCCCGACAAGGCAATCGACCTGATCGACGAGGCCGGAGCCGCGGTGCGAATGGATGTCTCCGAGATGCCCGAGGGCCTGCGGGAGCAAGAAGAGGACCTGGAGCGCCTGGTCGCCGAGGGGCTGGCCGCCGCCGAGGCCCGCGACTACGCCCGTGCCGCCACCCTCCAGAAAGAGGAGCAGGCCCTGCGCGAGGAGTACCTCAAGGCCCGCGCCGAGTGGGAGCGCACCACGGGCCACGATGCGATTGTCGATGAGAGCGATATCGCCCGAATTGTGGCCCGCATGACCGGGGTTCCTGTCAGCCGCATGTTCGAGGGCGAGGCGTCCAAGCTCCTCCAGCTCGAGACGACGCTCCACGACCGGGTGATCGGGCAGGACCGGGCCATCGCCGCCGTGAGCGAAGCCATCCGCCGCAGCCGCGCCGGCCTCTCCGATCCGCGTCGCCCGATCGGCTCGTTTCTCTTCCTCGGCCCGACCGGCGTGGGCAAGACCGAGCTGGCAAAAGCGCTCGCGGGGTTTCTCTTCGACGATGAGGCGGCACTGGTGCGGATCGACATGTCCGAGTACATGGAGAAGCACGCAGTCGCGCGGCTGATCGGGGCGCCTCCCGGGTATGTGGGCTACGAAGAGGGCGGGCAGCTCACCGAGGCGGTGCGCCGCCGCCCCTATCGGGTGATCCTGCTCGACGAGATCGAGAAAGCCCACCCCGAGGTCTTCAATGTCCTGCTCCAATTACTCGACGACGGGCGCCTCACCGACGGCCAGGGGCGGGTGGTGAACTTCAAGAACACGGTCGTGCTGATGACCTCTAACATTGGTGCGGTGCAGATTCAGGAAGCCGCCGCCGCCGGGCGCGACCCGGAGCCCGTGGCCCTCGCCGAGGTACGCAGCTACCTGCGGCCCGAGCTGCTCAACCGGATCGACGAAGTGATTGTCTTCCATGCTCTGACACGTGGGCAGATTGGCCAGATTGTCGAGCTGCTCCTGCGGCGCACGGAGAAAGCCCTCGCCGACCGCCAGCTACGGCTCAAGGTCACCGACTCCGCCAAGGCGCTCCTCGCCGAGCAGGGCTACGACCCACTCTACGGCGCCCGCCCCCTGCGCCGGACGATCCAGCGCCTACTCGAAAACCCGCTCAGCTCCGCCATTCTCCGTGGGGAGTTCAGCGAGGGCGACACGATTACCGCGGATACCGACGGCAGCGGTGGGCTGAATCTATCCAGAGCTTAA
- a CDS encoding chaperone modulator CbpM translates to MRRSDEPLYTISIAARLVRIEKPEEPAIHPQTLRMYERLGLVTPERVGKNRLYSEKDIDRVRQIQRLTQEMGVNLAGVEVILGLLEQIEELQAEVERLQKAATTSGS, encoded by the coding sequence GTGAGACGCTCCGACGAGCCGCTCTACACGATCTCGATCGCGGCGCGCCTCGTGCGGATCGAGAAGCCGGAAGAGCCCGCCATCCACCCACAGACCCTCCGCATGTACGAGCGCTTGGGGCTGGTCACCCCCGAGCGCGTCGGCAAGAACCGCCTCTACTCGGAGAAAGATATCGACCGCGTTCGCCAGATCCAGCGCCTCACCCAGGAGATGGGGGTCAACTTAGCGGGAGTCGAAGTCATCCTCGGACTTCTAGAGCAAATCGAGGAGCTGCAAGCAGAAGTCGAGCGGCTACAAAAGGCCGCCACAACCTCCGGGTCCTAA